One region of Triticum aestivum cultivar Chinese Spring chromosome 6B, IWGSC CS RefSeq v2.1, whole genome shotgun sequence genomic DNA includes:
- the LOC123136649 gene encoding uncharacterized protein isoform X3, whose product MTIVVTEFSYLVIEIASGKRLFVDNYHRKTKETKMGIMQVTPEVAQWLARELGYKNYDIELEDNIDLLYWPFINVYFGAAYAKWLFSCDEKERTEEFVVRAYKGGKKKATHKSSAPIFERYLYVKETLLSMRQPDSFNELAPDLLENSSTAGTQLVYWDSKVSEEDIGGMWSQPDVLKEWTNSGEQRGNVRFSHDAKKRPYLSRVEVKAVAEIIISRHFSSRGVKPEALAALAEVCSMRFVHGVRSRTGLMGIDYPTAAWLSRDCGYTAYAVSSVDDLYNPFASMYFGAAYLGWLSRYEGRERSHEFIVQAYLGGPDKVNLQETGPYWKKFLEALIHYEDPKKDQTSCCIL is encoded by the exons ATGACCATTGTGGTGACAGAGTTCAGCTATCTTGTTATTG AAATTGCGAGTGGAAAGAGGCTCTTTGTGGATAACTATCATCGCAAGACTAAGGAGACTAAGATGGGCATAATGCAGGTGACACCAGAAGTTGCTCAGTGGCTTGCCAG GGAACTGGGTTACAAGAATTATGACATTGAACTTGAAGATAATATTGATTTGCTATACTGGCCTTTTATAAATGTCTACTTTGGTGCTGCTTATGCAAAGTGGCTCTTCTCATGTGATGAAAA AGAAAGAACTGAAGAATTTGTCGTTAGAGCTTACAAGGGAGGCAAAAAGAAAGCTACTCACAAGTCATCTGCCCCCATTTTCGAACGTTATCTTTATGTGAAAGAGACCTTGCTCTCTATGAG ACAACCAGACAGTTTCAATGAGCTGGCTCCTGATCTCCTAGAAAATTCCTCAACTGCAG GAACACAGCTGGTATATTGGGATTCCAAAGTGTCAGAGGAAGACATTGGTGGAATGTGGAGTCAGCCTGACGTGTTGAAGGAGTGGACAAATTCTGGCGAGCAGCGTGGAAATGTCAGATTTTCGCATGATGCCAAGAAGAGACCGTATCTTTCTCGAGTTGAGGTCAAG GCTGTTGCTGAAATAATCATATCTCGCCATTTCAGCTCAAGAGGAGTAAAGCCG GAAGCCCTAGCTGCTCTCGCAGAGGTGTGCAGTATGCGCTTTGTCCATGGAGTACGTTCTCGGACAGGATTGATGGGAATAGATTACCCTACTGCCGCATGGCTTTCCAG AGATTGTGGCTATACAGCATACGCAGTGAGCTCGGTGGATGATCTCTACAATCCATTTGCATCAATGTACTTTGGAGCAGCTTACTTGGGATGGTTGTCACGATATGAAGGAAG GGAGAGGAGCCATGAATTCATTGTTCAAGCTTATCTTGGGGGACCAGACAAAGTTAACCTTCAGGAAACTGGACCGTATTGGAAGAAATTTCTGGAGGCTTTGATACACTATGAAGATCCGAAGAA GGACCAGACGAGCTGCTGTATTTTGTAA